In Subdoligranulum variabile, the genomic stretch GCTGGCCCGCACCATGCCCCGCACCGAGGACAGCCAGAGCAGTTATGTCTTCGGCGATCTGAGCATTGATACGGCCAGCCACACCGTCAAGGTGGCCGGCCAGGAGGCGCCGCTGACCCCCAAGGAATTCGATCTGCTGGTTTTTCTGGTCAGCAACAAGGGCATTGCCCTGAGCCGCGAGAAGATCCTGCAGAAAGTCTGGAACTACGACTATTACGGCGAGGACCGTACCGTGGACACGCACATCAAGATGCTGCGCGGTCATCTGGGTCCCTGCCGCAACTACATCGTGACGGTGTGGGGCATTGGCTACAAGTTTGACCCCGACACCCTGTAAAGGAGTGCAGGCGTTGTGAAACAACACGCCCCGAAAAAAGCGCGCAGATTCGTACTGAGTATCCGCTGGCAGCTGATGATTTTCATCACCGCCATGACGCTGCTGACCCTGGCCCTGGTATGGGGCGTCATCACCTACGCACTGGTGCCCCAGTACAACCGCACCATCCGCGGCAAGTTGGAAAGCAAGGCCGACGCCATTGTGGCCATGATCGACCAGAGCGACACGCCCATCGCCAACCGGGATTTCGGTGTGCTGGTGCTCAACAGCGATTTCTGGAAGAAGGTGGGCGACACCTTCCTCAACAAGACCATCAATGTGGACGGCTGCTGCGTGGATTTCAGTGATACCACGCTGCGCTGCCTCAAAGCCTATGAGAGCATGTACCCCTGCCTGCTCCACGAGAGCACCGGCGCTTTCGGCGGCGAATTCGTGACCAACGTCAACACGGCACTGGTCATCCAGATGCGGCAGAAGCTTTTCCAGAACGGGTCCCTCTATGAGATCGTTCATTCCAGTTCCAGCCAGCAGATGCTGGTGGGGCACCTTTCTGCCGACGGGCAGTACGGCGTCATCGTTTCGGCCAGTCTGGCCCAGATTTCCACCGCCGCCGAGGTGCTGCGTTCCATCCTGATCCCGCTGGCCGTACTGCTGCTGGTGCTGGATCTTCTGGTGGCCATCCTCTTCAGCCGCTGGTTCACCCGGCCCATCGAACGTCTCTCCGCCGGCGCTCAGGAGATCGCCTCCGGCAACTACGACGTACAGATCTCGGTGATCCACCATGACGAGATCGGACGTCTGGCAGAGGATTTCAACCATATGGCCTCCGAGGTCAAGCGCAGTGCCCAGCTGGAGAAGGACATCCTGGCCAACGTCAGCCATGATCTGCGCACACCGCTGACCCTCATCAAGGGCTATGCGGAAACGGTGCGCGACCTGACCGGCACCGACGAGGAAAAACGCACCGAACAGTGCAATATCATTGTGGATGAGACCGACCGGCTGTCGGCACTGGTCAACAGCGTGCTGGAACTCAGCAAGGTGCAGAACGGCTCCGAAAAGCCCAACCTCATCGACTTCGACATGAGCGAACTCTGTTTTGAGGTGGCCGGACGCTACGACGCGCTCTGCGACCAGAACCACTGGACCCTGCAGCTGGAAGCCGACCATGCCGCCCCCGTACACGCCGACCCTGCCATGATGGAACGGGTGCTGCACAACCTGCTGGGCAATGCTTTCCACCATATCGGCGCCGACGGGGTGGTCATCCTGCGGGTGGTACCGCTGGAGCAGGGCTGCCGCGTGGAAGTGGCGGACCATGGCCCCGGCATTCCGCCCGAAGATCTGCCGCACCTGTTTGACCGCTACTACCGCGCCCGCCAGGATGCCGGCAAGACCGGCACCGGGCTGGGACTTTCCATCACCAAGGCGATCCTGCAGCAGCATGGCTTTGCCTTCGGGGTGGACAGCGCCGTGGGCCAGGGTTCCACGTTCTGGTTCACGATGAACGATACCCGTATCCAACCCAATCCCTGAACCGTTGGAGGAGAACGCGATGGATAAACTCAACCGCGAAATGGATGAACAGCTGAAACAACGGGTGGCCGACCTGACTGCCCACAACGATGAGACCGGCGACGGCA encodes the following:
- a CDS encoding sensor histidine kinase; protein product: MKQHAPKKARRFVLSIRWQLMIFITAMTLLTLALVWGVITYALVPQYNRTIRGKLESKADAIVAMIDQSDTPIANRDFGVLVLNSDFWKKVGDTFLNKTINVDGCCVDFSDTTLRCLKAYESMYPCLLHESTGAFGGEFVTNVNTALVIQMRQKLFQNGSLYEIVHSSSSQQMLVGHLSADGQYGVIVSASLAQISTAAEVLRSILIPLAVLLLVLDLLVAILFSRWFTRPIERLSAGAQEIASGNYDVQISVIHHDEIGRLAEDFNHMASEVKRSAQLEKDILANVSHDLRTPLTLIKGYAETVRDLTGTDEEKRTEQCNIIVDETDRLSALVNSVLELSKVQNGSEKPNLIDFDMSELCFEVAGRYDALCDQNHWTLQLEADHAAPVHADPAMMERVLHNLLGNAFHHIGADGVVILRVVPLEQGCRVEVADHGPGIPPEDLPHLFDRYYRARQDAGKTGTGLGLSITKAILQQHGFAFGVDSAVGQGSTFWFTMNDTRIQPNP